The following proteins are co-located in the Halarcobacter sp. genome:
- a CDS encoding LysR substrate-binding domain-containing protein gives MTLKELNFFYKLCDNPNVSQIANEINISQSAISLAIKSLEGKLGESLFDRVGKKLILNERGKYFKELTYEHFIAISDSKNIFKKNKLAGKLNIAASKTIANYMMPNIYYTFLSKYKDVKLDINSLNSSIIVEQILNGKLDIGLIETSFDNTNIVKEKLIDDELIVVTSDKNAPKECFIDTIDKKWILRESGSGTRDIFINKLGDLAKDINIFMELYEFDEIKKILIKNKDTITAISKVAVEEELKTKQLFQIKLKNIDFKREFHLIYNKNKSKNKLFLTFKDFIESQLIKNQ, from the coding sequence ATGACACTCAAAGAACTAAACTTTTTTTATAAACTATGTGATAATCCAAATGTAAGTCAAATAGCAAATGAGATAAATATAAGTCAGTCAGCAATTTCACTAGCTATAAAATCTTTAGAAGGAAAATTAGGTGAGAGTTTATTTGATAGAGTTGGTAAAAAACTTATTTTAAATGAAAGAGGTAAATACTTTAAAGAACTTACCTATGAACATTTTATAGCAATATCAGATTCAAAAAATATATTCAAAAAAAACAAACTTGCTGGTAAACTAAATATAGCTGCAAGTAAAACTATTGCAAACTATATGATGCCAAATATTTATTACACTTTTTTATCTAAATACAAAGATGTAAAACTTGATATAAACTCTCTTAACTCTTCTATAATTGTAGAGCAAATACTAAATGGTAAACTAGATATAGGTCTTATAGAAACCTCTTTTGATAATACAAATATTGTAAAAGAGAAACTTATAGATGATGAACTAATTGTTGTAACCAGTGATAAAAATGCCCCAAAAGAGTGTTTTATAGATACAATAGATAAAAAATGGATCTTAAGAGAGAGTGGTTCAGGTACGAGAGATATATTTATAAATAAATTAGGAGATTTAGCAAAAGATATAAATATATTTATGGAACTTTATGAATTTGATGAGATAAAAAAGATTTTAATAAAAAATAAAGATACGATAACAGCTATATCAAAAGTTGCAGTAGAAGAGGAATTAAAAACTAAACAACTTTTTCAAATAAAACTAAAAAATATTGATTTTAAAAGAGAGTTTCATCTTATTTATAATAAAAATAAAAGCAAAAATAAATTATTTCTTACCTTTAAAGATTTCATAGAATCACAGCTTATTAAAAATCAATAA
- a CDS encoding YeiH family protein → MFKKENRKDTFSGILFVAFFACAATFLSEFHIFKSLGISPLIIGIVLGMIYANTLRNKLPHQWHAGIVFSTKTILRTGIVLYGFRLTFQSIEEVGLNGIIISFLIVSLTFIIGYIVGVKFLKLDKETTILTSAGSSICGAAAVLATEPVINAKPYKSAIAVSTVVLFGTIAMFLYPFLYKAGLIPLDESTMGVYIGATIHEVAHVVAAGNAIGSVASSDAIVVKMIRVMMIAPFLIVLSIWLAKSAKNTTSNAKAKITIPWFAVFFIVVVGFNSFGLLSLTTISTINAIDTFALTMAMSALGMETSIDKFKNVGAKPIYLAFILFLWLIFGGFYLVKFAITL, encoded by the coding sequence ATGTTTAAAAAAGAGAATAGGAAAGATACATTTAGTGGGATTTTATTTGTTGCATTCTTTGCTTGTGCGGCTACATTTTTATCAGAGTTTCATATTTTTAAATCTTTGGGTATTAGTCCACTTATTATAGGTATAGTTCTTGGTATGATATATGCTAATACTTTAAGAAACAAACTTCCACATCAATGGCATGCTGGGATTGTTTTTTCTACAAAAACTATTCTTAGAACAGGGATTGTTTTATATGGGTTTAGATTGACTTTTCAAAGTATAGAAGAGGTTGGTCTAAATGGTATTATTATAAGTTTTTTAATAGTTTCACTAACCTTTATAATTGGGTACATTGTAGGTGTTAAATTTTTAAAACTAGATAAAGAAACAACAATCTTAACAAGTGCTGGAAGTTCTATATGTGGAGCAGCAGCTGTACTTGCAACTGAACCGGTGATAAATGCAAAACCATATAAAAGTGCAATAGCTGTGTCAACTGTTGTGTTGTTTGGAACTATAGCTATGTTTTTATACCCTTTTTTATATAAAGCAGGATTAATACCTTTGGATGAATCTACAATGGGAGTTTATATAGGAGCAACTATACATGAAGTAGCACATGTGGTTGCAGCTGGAAATGCTATAGGGAGTGTTGCAAGTTCTGATGCTATAGTTGTTAAGATGATTAGAGTTATGATGATTGCTCCTTTTTTAATAGTATTATCTATTTGGTTGGCAAAAAGTGCAAAAAATACAACAAGTAATGCAAAAGCTAAGATAACTATTCCTTGGTTTGCTGTTTTTTTTATAGTTGTAGTTGGTTTTAATTCATTTGGCCTTTTATCATTAACTACAATAAGCACTATAAATGCAATAGATACTTTTGCTCTTACTATGGCTATGAGTGCATTAGGTATGGAAACAAGTATTGATAAGTTTAAAAATGTAGGAGCAAAACCTATATATTTAGCGTTTATTTTATTTTTATGGTTAATATTTGGAGGGTTTTATTTAGTAAAGTTTGCTATTACTTTATAA
- a CDS encoding sulfite exporter TauE/SafE family protein → MLGFESILLYILLGCFVGVAAGLLGVGGGGIIVPSLTGIFLMQGMEQENIMHMALGTSMATIVITSVSSFRAHNKKGGVLWNVFKMMAPGIIIGTFLATFLASILSSFYLAVFFSIFMAYVSIQMFLNKKPKPSRKLASSKTQFSAGTIIGAISAMVSIGGGSLTVPYLLWQNVELKKAIGTSAAIGFPIAVSGTLGYIINGWSNTDLTHYTLGFVSLPAFFFIAICSYLTAPIGVKLAHTLPVGIVKKIFALLLISLSLKMLFSFI, encoded by the coding sequence ATGCTAGGTTTTGAATCAATTTTACTTTATATTTTACTAGGTTGTTTTGTGGGAGTAGCAGCGGGTCTGCTTGGTGTTGGAGGTGGTGGAATTATAGTACCATCTCTAACTGGTATATTTCTAATGCAAGGAATGGAACAAGAAAATATCATGCATATGGCATTAGGAACTTCCATGGCAACTATCGTTATAACTTCAGTTTCAAGTTTTAGAGCTCACAATAAAAAAGGTGGCGTTCTTTGGAATGTATTTAAGATGATGGCTCCTGGGATTATAATAGGAACATTTTTGGCTACATTTTTAGCTTCAATATTAAGTTCTTTTTATCTTGCTGTATTTTTCTCTATATTTATGGCATACGTTTCTATACAGATGTTTTTAAATAAAAAACCAAAACCAAGTAGAAAACTAGCAAGTTCAAAAACTCAATTTAGTGCGGGAACAATAATAGGTGCAATATCAGCTATGGTTTCAATAGGTGGGGGTTCTTTAACTGTACCTTATCTTTTATGGCAAAATGTAGAACTTAAAAAAGCAATTGGTACAAGTGCCGCAATAGGTTTTCCAATAGCAGTTAGTGGAACTTTGGGATATATTATAAATGGGTGGAGTAATACTGATTTGACACATTATACTTTAGGATTTGTATCTTTACCTGCATTTTTCTTTATAGCAATTTGTAGTTATCTTACAGCACCTATTGGTGTAAAGTTAGCACATACTTTACCTGTTGGAATAGTTAAGAAAATATTTGCTTTACTCTTAATCTCATTAAGTCTTAAAATGCTTTTTTCTTTTATTTAG
- the dapE gene encoding succinyl-diaminopimelate desuccinylase, with translation MTIIELFQKLLRFKSITPDDDGAFDFIEEYLGDTWNCIKVDMEGVKNRFYYKKFNDNPQHLCFAGHIDVVPVGEGWDIDPFAADIIDGVITARGTQDMKSGDAAFLYACKHAQNFDGTLSILMTSDEEGEGTYGTIKMLEHLKEIDFIPQYAVVAEPTCEDVFGDAIKVGRRGSINGYITIKGKQGHAAYPEKCINPVHNFASILPKIAGHNLDDGDEYFAPSKMVITDIRGGMEVTNVTPNELKLMFNVRNSTNTTRESVEEFIHEKLKGLEYDFRTTQGSFPFVTNKESKVVKAMENSIEKILNVKTKHSTHGGTSDARYFGAFGIEAIEFGVINDTIHSVGERTTVKEVEGLGKVYEDLIKNF, from the coding sequence ATGACTATTATAGAATTATTTCAAAAACTATTAAGATTTAAATCAATTACACCTGATGATGATGGAGCTTTTGATTTTATAGAAGAGTATTTAGGTGATACTTGGAACTGTATTAAAGTTGATATGGAGGGTGTAAAAAATAGATTCTACTATAAAAAATTTAATGATAATCCTCAACATTTATGCTTTGCAGGGCATATAGATGTAGTACCCGTTGGAGAAGGTTGGGATATAGATCCCTTTGCAGCTGATATTATAGATGGAGTAATAACAGCAAGAGGAACACAAGATATGAAAAGTGGAGATGCTGCTTTTCTTTATGCATGTAAACACGCCCAAAATTTTGATGGGACACTAAGTATTCTTATGACTTCTGATGAAGAGGGAGAAGGAACATATGGAACTATCAAAATGCTTGAACATCTAAAAGAGATAGACTTTATACCACAATACGCAGTAGTAGCTGAACCAACTTGTGAAGATGTATTTGGAGATGCAATAAAAGTAGGGCGACGTGGAAGTATAAACGGATATATTACAATTAAAGGTAAACAAGGACATGCAGCGTATCCTGAAAAGTGTATTAATCCTGTACACAATTTTGCTTCAATATTGCCAAAAATAGCTGGACATAATCTAGATGATGGAGATGAATACTTTGCACCTAGTAAGATGGTTATAACAGATATAAGAGGTGGTATGGAAGTTACAAACGTAACACCAAATGAACTTAAACTGATGTTCAATGTAAGAAACTCTACAAATACAACTAGAGAAAGTGTAGAAGAGTTTATACATGAAAAACTAAAAGGTTTAGAATATGACTTTAGAACTACACAAGGCTCTTTCCCTTTTGTAACTAACAAAGAATCAAAAGTAGTAAAGGCTATGGAAAATTCAATAGAAAAAATACTAAATGTAAAAACAAAACACTCAACGCACGGTGGAACTTCTGATGCTAGATATTTTGGAGCATTTGGTATAGAAGCTATAGAGTTTGGAGTTATAAACGATACTATTCATAGTGTAGGGGAGAGAACTACAGTTAAAGAAGTAGAAGGTCTAGGAAAAGTTTACGAAGACTTGATTAAAAACTTCTAG
- a CDS encoding ion transporter, with translation MDFRSNLYLIFEKPTKHRFGVFFQVLIYLNILISITVMFLETEKTLSEYFTLFEKINMVNIFLFTIEYILRLYSRKNKRIKYMFTPFMIIDLVVLLPFYLTIFNIDLGFLRGLRVIRIFKLFRLAKFNEFDKLIIDIFKEKKEEFLYIVIAIFVLLFTLTPLVYYVESKAQPEVFSSMSTTLWWAVTTFTTVGYGDMYPITTMGRILTTFVSALGIAFYAIPGSIFTSSLLDKINEKRKKKQDEQ, from the coding sequence ATGGATTTTAGAAGTAACCTATATCTGATTTTTGAAAAACCTACTAAACATAGGTTTGGAGTATTTTTTCAAGTTTTGATATATCTAAATATACTTATTAGTATAACAGTGATGTTTCTAGAAACAGAAAAAACATTAAGTGAGTATTTTACACTTTTTGAAAAAATCAATATGGTTAATATCTTTTTATTTACTATAGAGTATATACTAAGACTATATTCAAGAAAGAATAAAAGAATAAAATATATGTTTACACCTTTTATGATTATAGACTTAGTAGTACTTTTACCTTTTTATTTGACAATCTTCAATATAGACTTAGGTTTCTTAAGAGGTCTTAGAGTAATAAGAATCTTTAAATTATTTAGGCTAGCAAAGTTCAATGAGTTTGATAAACTAATAATAGATATCTTCAAAGAAAAAAAAGAGGAATTTTTATATATAGTAATAGCTATATTTGTATTACTCTTTACACTAACACCTTTAGTTTATTATGTAGAATCAAAAGCACAACCTGAAGTATTTAGTAGTATGTCTACAACTTTATGGTGGGCAGTTACTACTTTTACAACTGTAGGGTATGGAGATATGTATCCTATTACTACTATGGGAAGAATACTTACAACCTTTGTTAGTGCATTAGGTATTGCTTTTTATGCTATTCCTGGAAGTATCTTTACAAGTAGTCTTTTAGATAAGATAAATGAGAAAAGAAAGAAAAAACAAGATGAGCAATAA
- a CDS encoding ATP-binding protein, with product MSNKLHFMCGKMAAGKSTLSKKLAKEYNAIILSEDKLLKMLYPNEIITLQDYVKYSTRLKETLTQHIIELLEKGNEVILDFPANTITQRQWFKKLFETAEVEHIMHYINRSDEVCKQQLKKRNEKISKDEPLIDEATFDAITKYFQEPSNSEKFNIKEY from the coding sequence ATGAGCAATAAATTACATTTTATGTGTGGTAAAATGGCTGCTGGAAAATCAACACTTTCAAAAAAGCTAGCTAAAGAATATAATGCAATAATACTAAGTGAAGATAAACTTTTAAAAATGTTATATCCAAATGAAATAATCACACTTCAAGACTATGTAAAATATTCAACAAGATTAAAAGAAACACTAACTCAACATATAATTGAACTTTTAGAAAAAGGAAATGAAGTTATATTAGATTTTCCTGCAAATACTATTACACAAAGACAATGGTTTAAAAAACTTTTTGAAACTGCAGAAGTTGAACATATTATGCATTATATAAATAGAAGTGATGAGGTATGTAAACAACAATTAAAAAAGAGAAATGAAAAGATATCTAAAGATGAGCCTTTGATAGATGAAGCTACATTTGATGCTATAACTAAATATTTTCAAGAGCCAAGTAATTCTGAAAAATTTAATATAAAAGAATATTAA
- a CDS encoding GNAT family N-acetyltransferase, protein MQIINYNKKYCKQIVELFTNTIHKVCIKDYTKEQLKAWANPNIDYKAWEERLNKTKPYLAIADDKLVGFTEFYDNYIDCFYVHHEYQGKGVGKMLINNILKIAKQKEQTFLKVDASITAKPFFEKFGFKEVKKNIVKRTNVELVNFNMQRVED, encoded by the coding sequence ATGCAGATAATAAATTATAATAAAAAATATTGTAAACAAATAGTAGAGCTTTTTACAAATACTATTCACAAAGTTTGTATTAAAGATTATACAAAAGAGCAATTAAAAGCTTGGGCAAATCCTAATATTGATTATAAAGCTTGGGAAGAAAGATTAAATAAAACAAAACCATACTTAGCAATAGCAGATGATAAATTAGTTGGATTTACAGAGTTTTATGACAATTATATTGATTGTTTTTATGTACACCATGAATATCAAGGAAAAGGTGTAGGAAAAATGCTTATAAATAATATTTTGAAAATAGCAAAACAGAAGGAACAAACTTTTTTAAAAGTTGATGCAAGTATCACTGCAAAACCATTTTTTGAGAAGTTTGGTTTTAAAGAAGTAAAAAAGAACATAGTTAAAAGAACTAATGTTGAGTTAGTAAATTTTAATATGCAAAGAGTAGAAGATTAA
- a CDS encoding methyl-accepting chemotaxis protein, whose amino-acid sequence MFKNMTIKMKLVSSFTLIVGLIICLAGYSIYSINKAGDGFNSYREMAKDTVLASRVQANMLETRISAIKYLGSATQKNIDKFEDSYKKTEKFINIAKKEIQNPTRAPKVLEIDKDLKEYKDSFYEIVKYTKNKDKILNTILNVDGKKIETILSSVFKATKNEKDHETSYLTGTAIKSLLLARLYTMKFLGTESKDDYDRVESEFNILSKNLTALKSTIKNTNRISKLDESIDLIQKYTKAVTDIYDNTIKRREVVDGKTDVIGPKIANLSEEVKLSIKADQDLIGPAVKKLNSNIKSLITIISIIILALIIFLAIVLPRNITTLLNTFQTGLMDFFKYLNREIPEVELIKIDSTDEFGNMAKVVNENIEKTKKGIEEDRRLIDETIAVLGEFEQGDLVQRLDLNVSNPALMQLKDVLNKMADNLENNINNVLEIVEEYSSYNYLNKISTKNLKKHLLKLASGVNTLGDSITEMLIENKSNGLTLENSSNSLLNNVDKLNQSSNEAASSLEETAAALEEITGNIRSNTENIAKMSQLSTGVSTSANKGEKLANDTTVAMEDINLQVTAIKEAITVIDQIAFQTNILSLNAAVEAATAGEAGKGFAVVAGEVRNLASRSAEAASEIKSLVENATSKANDGKDIAGEMIKGYKMLNEDILKTTNLISDIENASKEQLTGIEQINDAVNQLDQQTQENAMIASETQDIASLTDQISKFIVNDANTKEFKGKDTVISKNNNKKEKVDMPTKEENKEESKSEIKKEVIKAKKDSDEWESF is encoded by the coding sequence ATGTTTAAAAATATGACAATAAAAATGAAGTTAGTCTCTTCATTTACTTTGATAGTTGGTCTAATTATCTGCTTGGCAGGATATAGTATATATTCAATTAATAAAGCAGGTGATGGATTTAATTCATACCGAGAGATGGCAAAAGATACTGTTCTTGCTTCTCGTGTTCAAGCAAATATGTTAGAGACAAGAATTAGTGCTATTAAGTATTTAGGTTCAGCTACACAAAAAAATATAGATAAGTTCGAAGATTCTTACAAAAAAACAGAAAAATTTATTAATATAGCAAAAAAAGAGATTCAAAATCCAACTCGTGCTCCAAAAGTATTGGAAATAGATAAAGATTTAAAAGAATACAAAGATAGTTTTTATGAAATAGTAAAATATACAAAAAATAAAGATAAAATATTAAATACCATATTAAATGTAGATGGTAAAAAAATTGAAACTATTTTATCTTCTGTTTTTAAAGCTACAAAAAATGAAAAAGATCATGAAACTTCTTATCTCACAGGTACAGCAATTAAAAGCTTATTATTAGCACGACTTTATACAATGAAGTTTTTAGGTACAGAGTCTAAAGATGACTACGATAGAGTAGAAAGTGAATTTAATATTTTGTCTAAAAACTTAACTGCACTAAAAAGCACTATAAAAAACACTAATAGAATAAGTAAACTTGATGAATCAATTGATTTGATACAAAAATATACGAAAGCAGTAACAGATATATATGATAACACGATTAAAAGAAGAGAAGTAGTCGATGGAAAAACAGACGTTATTGGTCCCAAAATTGCAAATTTAAGTGAAGAGGTTAAATTATCAATTAAAGCAGATCAAGATTTAATTGGACCAGCTGTTAAGAAATTAAATTCAAATATAAAATCATTAATTACAATAATATCTATAATAATATTAGCTTTAATAATTTTCTTAGCAATAGTATTGCCAAGAAATATAACTACTTTGTTAAATACTTTCCAAACAGGATTAATGGACTTCTTTAAATACTTAAATCGAGAGATACCAGAAGTAGAATTAATAAAAATTGACTCAACAGATGAATTTGGAAATATGGCAAAAGTAGTAAATGAGAATATAGAAAAAACGAAAAAAGGTATAGAAGAAGATAGAAGATTAATAGATGAAACTATTGCTGTATTAGGAGAGTTTGAACAAGGTGATTTAGTACAAAGATTAGATTTAAATGTCTCAAATCCAGCTTTAATGCAACTAAAAGATGTACTAAATAAGATGGCAGATAATCTAGAAAATAATATTAACAATGTCTTAGAGATTGTAGAAGAATACTCTTCATATAATTATTTAAATAAAATATCTACAAAAAACTTAAAAAAACATCTTTTAAAATTAGCCTCTGGAGTAAATACTTTAGGTGATTCAATAACAGAAATGTTAATAGAAAATAAATCAAATGGATTAACACTAGAGAATAGTTCAAATAGTTTACTAAATAACGTAGATAAACTAAATCAAAGTTCCAATGAAGCAGCAAGCTCATTAGAAGAAACAGCAGCAGCATTAGAAGAGATAACAGGTAATATTAGAAGTAATACAGAGAATATAGCAAAAATGTCTCAACTATCAACTGGAGTAAGTACATCAGCAAACAAAGGTGAAAAACTAGCTAATGATACCACAGTAGCTATGGAAGATATCAATTTACAAGTTACTGCAATAAAAGAAGCTATAACGGTAATAGACCAAATAGCTTTCCAAACAAATATCCTAAGCTTAAATGCAGCAGTAGAAGCAGCAACTGCAGGCGAAGCAGGAAAAGGATTTGCTGTGGTTGCAGGGGAAGTACGAAATCTAGCTTCAAGAAGTGCAGAAGCAGCAAGTGAGATAAAATCATTAGTTGAAAATGCAACAAGTAAAGCAAATGATGGAAAAGATATAGCTGGAGAGATGATAAAAGGATATAAAATGTTAAATGAAGATATCCTAAAAACAACAAATCTAATCTCCGATATTGAAAATGCTTCGAAAGAACAACTTACAGGAATAGAACAAATCAATGATGCAGTAAATCAATTAGATCAGCAAACACAAGAGAATGCTATGATAGCATCTGAGACCCAAGATATAGCAAGCTTAACAGATCAAATATCTAAATTTATAGTAAATGATGCAAACACCAAAGAGTTTAAAGGAAAAGATACTGTCATATCTAAAAATAATAATAAAAAAGAAAAAGTTGACATGCCAACCAAAGAAGAAAATAAAGAGGAATCAAAATCTGAAATAAAAAAAGAAGTTATTAAAGCAAAAAAAGATAGCGATGAGTGGGAGAGTTTTTAA